The sequence AAACAAGAAGGCAATAAAAATAGCCCAACTCTTTGAAGATAATCCCCAATGGGGCTTAAGGATTGTAGGGCTTTTAACCTATAGTATGGAAGAAGTTGGCACGGAAATATCGGGTTTTAAAGTCTTAGGTGTTGTTGATGATATAAACTATGTTTTTGAAAAGAATGTAGTGGATTATGTGCTTTTATGCCAGGAACAAGAAGATATTAAAAAACTACAGAATCTGGCATTACGATGTAGGACGGTTGGTATAGATTTTGTGATTGATAGTAATGTGTTTGTTCAGAATATATCGGGTATATCATTTGACCATATCCATGATTTCTCTTTTGTCATATTCAGGTCAGTCTGGTTGGGTCCTGAAAAACTCATGATAAAGCGAATTATTGACCTCTTTATTTCTATTATTATGATCATTCTATGTATACCTTTCTGGATAATAATACCCATTCTAATTAAAAGGGATTCTAAAGGACCTGTGTTTTATGTTCAGGAGAGGGTGGGTAAAAATGGGAGATTATTCCCCATGTATAAATTCAGGACCATGATAGTAGGTGCTGACAAGATGCAGGCAGAGGTTATGTATTTAAATGAGATGGATGGCCCTGTATTTAAGATAAAAAATGACCCAAGGCTAACAAAGGTAGGCAGGCTACTCAGGAGGACAAGCCTTGATGAATTACCCCAGTTGTTTAATGTCATTGCCGGGCATATGAGCCTTGTAGGTCCTCGACCACCTATTATGAGCGAGGTGGTGCAGTATCGTCCATGGCAAAGAAAAAGGCTTTCTGTTATGCCTGGTGTTACATGTCTCTGGCAGGTTACTGGAAGAAATGAGATCAAGTTTGATGAGTGGATGAAGCTTGATATGCAGTATATAGATAACTGGTCTTTAACCCTTGACCTGAAGATACTCTTTATGACCATAAAGGCCGTTATCTCAAGAAGAGGAGCATTATAATGGGTTTTTTTAGAAATCTTTTTACCTTGGGGAAGGACAAGACCTATACAGAGGCGATGAGGCTTTTTAATATGCACGATTACAGGGGGGCCATAGAAAAGTTTGAAGACATATTAAAGAGAAAAAAGGTGTCAACAAGCATTCATTATAATCTTTCAAAGGTCTATATAAGCCAGTCCCACAGAAACCTCGGTATAATACTTTTTACTATGGGAAAATATGCAGAAGCACTTCAAGAATTTACCATGGCACTTCATTATAATCCTGGCTTTAATGAGCTTTATTATTTCATAGGTGTATGCCAGAATAATCTTGGAGATTTCAAGAGTGCCATAGATAGCTTCAATAGTGTTATAGAGGTTGACCCATCAAATCTTCCCGCAAGGCTAAAACTTGGCGTTGCGCTTCATAATTACAGGATGTGGGATACTGCAGAGAATCTCTATAAGGGTATTTTAAAGACAAATCCTAATTACGCAGATATTCACTATTACCTCGGATTAACATATCTTGGGAAGGGCAATGTTGATGAAGCTACTAATTCTTTCAGGAGTGCATTAAAGATAAATCCTAATTACCTTCAGGCAAGGATAAAGATAATTGTTGCGCAAATTTATACAGGGGAATTCGATAAAGCCATCGAGGAGCTTATATCCCTTTCAGAGAAGTATCCAAAATTTGCAGATATATTCTATTATTTAGGCATTGCCTATACAGGCAAGGGCATGTTTGAGAAGGCCATAGAAAACTTCAGGCACGCAACTGAGATAAACCCATCATATAAAGAGGCAAGGACTAAATTAGGGACAATTTATTGTCACTTAGGTAGGTTTCAGGAAGGCATCAATGAGTTTGAAGAGGCAAGCAGGATCGACCCTTCTGATGAAGACGCAGCAATGATCACAAATGCCTTAAAAAATGCCATTGCCTTACATGAAACATCGAGTTTAAAATTTTCAGAAATTATATTGAGTTTATTTGCAAATGGAAGGGGTATATATGATTTTGTCCCTGAATTTAGCAAAGGGGTTCAGATTACCCCTGATGTCTCTGAGATGATATCTATTGTTATGAGTGTCTCTGAAGAAGATAGAACCCTGTGCGAGATGCTAATCCCATTCGTTAAAGAACACATAACAGAGAAGAATGACTACCCTGACCTTCATAATAGCCTTGGTGCATTATATCTAAAACTCAATAGATACACAGAGGCAGAAGGATATTTCAGAAGGGCAGTAGAGTTGAATCCAAAATATATGAAGGCACGCTTTAATCTTTTTTATACATTAAAGATGCTCGGCAAATATGAAGATGCCTTAAAAGATGGGGAATATATAATTGAAAACGGTATGACCTATCCCGATGTTTACTCCAATCTTGCCGAAGTATGTCTAAATCTTAATTTGTGTGACAGGGCCATAGAAAATATTAAAAAAGCACTGGATATAAATAATAGATACCCTTTAGCCCACTATATAGCAGCACAGGTGTTTGAAAGACTTGGCAATAAAAAGGAGGCTCTGCATCATATAAAAGAGTGTTTAAACTCAAATCCTCCTGGCTTTTTAAGTGCCAAGGCAAAAGAGATACTTGAAAGGCTTGAAAAGGAATAGGCAATTATTCCTATAATGGTTCAAAAAATACAAAAACTTTGATGTTTTATATTGACAAAGATATCTTATAAAAAATATAATTGTGAAAATAATAACAAATTACAAACCCTTTTGGAGGTAACATATGAGACCATACTTTGAAAAGATGCAGGACTGGGGAAAACCAGTGAAGCCTAATGCAGCCAATGCAGAAGAGATCAAAAAGGTTGAAAAAGAGATTGAAGCTTTGATTGAACAGAAAAAGAAAGCAGGACTACCACAGGAAACATTAAACAAAAGAGGTGAATGGACAGTATATCAGAGACTTGACTACATCCTTGATCCAGGGACATGGGCACCACTGCACATGCTTTATGACCCCATGGATGAAGAGTCAGGGACAACAGGTGTAGTAGATGGTCTCGGCAGGATTAATGGAAGATGGTGTGTAATAATCGGTTTTGATAATAAGGTCCTTGCCGGTGCATGGATTGCAGGCCAGTCAGATAACATCCTTAGAGTAACGGATATGGCAAAAAGATTGCATTGTCCCCTTGTATGGCTTGTCAATTGTAGCGGTGTGAAACTTACCGAACAGGAAAAGGTCTATGCAAATAGGCGTGGTAATGGAACAACATTCTTTAGACACGCAGAATTGAACAAGCTCGGTATCCCTGTTCTTGCAGCCATATACGGTACAAACCCAGCAGGTGGAGGCTATCAGGGTATAAGCCCGACCCTTCTCCTTGCCCATAAAGATTGCAACATTGCAGTAGGTGGTGCAGGTATAGTAAGTGGTATGGCACCTAAGGGATATTTTGATGAAGGCATGGCAGAGATGATAATTGAAGCAACCAGGAAGTTTAAGGCAGTTCCTCCAGGAAGAGTGGAGATACACTATGACCATACAGGGTTTTTTAGAGAAGTTCATCCTACAGAAGAGAGCCTCCTCGATTCTTTGAAGTCATGGGTTACAAAGCTTCCGGCATATGACCCTTCATTCTTCAGGGTAGCAAAGCCCGCAGAACCAAAATTTCCAGCAGAGGATATTTATAACATAGTGGCCTTTAACCAGAAGATGGTCTATGATGTAGAGCAGTTGATGGCAAGGCTTGTTGATAACAGCGAGCATATGGAGTTTAGGCCAGACTACGGTCCAGAACTTTATACGGGTCTTGTAAAGATAGACGGTTTCTTAATTGGTATTGTTGCCAATAGACAGGGTATGATGCCTAAGGGGTATCCAGATTATGCACCTTATCCTGGAATAGGTGGAAAATTTTACAGACAGGGACTTATCAAGGTAAACGAATTTGTCACCCTCTGTGGCAGAGACAGGGTCCCAATGGTCTGGATACAAGATACATCAGGCATTGATGTAGGTGATTATGCAGAGAAGGCAGAGCTACTCGGTTTAGGCCAGTCTCTTATTTACTCCATTGAGCAGAGTGACCTACCCATGATGGCCATTGTTCTGAGAAAAGGCACTGCAGCAGCGCACTATATCATGTCAGGTCCTCAGGCAAACAATAACAACGCCTTTACACTTGGCACAGCCACCACAGAGATATACGTCATGCACGGTGAGACTGCAGCAGTGGCAACCTTCGCAAGGAGACTTGTGAAAGAAAAGGATGCAGGCAAACCCCTTGCACCAGTAATAGAGGGTATGAACAGGATAGTCAAAGAATACTATGACAAGTCAAGACCAGCATATTGTGCAAAGATGGGTCTGGTGGATGAGGTGGTAAAGATGACCGATATAAGAAAATATCTTGTGGCATTTGCAAACTGCTGTTATCAGAATCCAAAATCTATTACACCACATCATCAGATGATTTTACCAAGGGTAATAAAAGGTTAAAGGATAGATTTTTTCAGGCAGGGTGAGGATATTCCTCACCCTGTTTTTTTAAAATAACAGTTAACTATATAATTGATTATGTTGACTAATCGTATGTGGATATACTTATATGGAAGATAGACTTTTATATAGATTAAAAGAAATAAAAGAAAAGGGCAATTATAGGAGTATTAGATATATAAAACCCTTATCTGCCACAAGGATTATCTACGAATCAAAGGAATGTCTGAATCTTTGCTCAAACAGTTATCTCTCCTTGCATGTTCATCCAGAACTTATAAAGGCATCAAAAGAGGCATCAGAGATATATGGTGCAGGGACATGTTCATCCAGGAGTGTGTCAGGTAGCATTGACCTGTATAGAAGTTTAGAGAAAGAGATAGCTGAATATAAAAACTATCCAAAAGGGCTTTTATTCACCAATGGTTATCTTGCCAATATAGGCATAATATCAACCCTTACTGAAATGGGAGATGTTATCTTTAGTGATGAATTGAACCACTCAAGTCTTATACACAGCATGAGGCTTTCAAAGGCAAGAAAGGTGGTCTACAAGCATAGAGACTTAAATGACCTGGAGAAAAAGATAAAAAAAGACAAAACAAAAGGAAAGCGATTTCTGGTAACCGAGACCATATTCAGTATGGATGGTGATGTGGCACCTCTTAAGGACCTCTATGAGCTCAAAAAAAGATATGATCTCAATATAATAGTGGACGATGCCCATGGTACAGGTGTGTTTGGAGAAAAAGGCACAGGTATAGAGGAGGTCTTTGGATTATCAGGCACAATGGATGTCCATATGGCAACCTTTGGCAAAGCCCTTGGAACTTATGGCGCCTTTGTCCTTTCAGAGGGAACAGTCATCGAATATCTAATAAATAGGGCAAAAACATTTATGTATACCACTGCATTGCCCCCCTCTGTTATTGCTTCATCCATGAAGGCGCTGGAGGTGGTGAAAAAAGATATTAGCCTGAAGCAAGGGTTATGGGAAAACATAGAATACTTTAGAAAAGGTTTAAGGGATGCAGGTTTTAATCTGAAAGATAGTGAAGGACCTATAATTCCTATTGTAGTAGGCGATGATAAAGATGCAGTGAAGATGCAGGAGGAACTTCTTTCCATGGGTATATTCCTTCAGGCAATAAGACCTCCAACTGTTCCGGAAGGGACATCAAGATTGAGACTTACTATTGTCAGAGATTTAACAAAAGAGGATATGGATTATGCCATATCTTCCATAATAAAGGCAGGCAAGAATATAGGCCTTTTGTAATGCTGGAGATAATCTGTTATCTTTCGGAGGCAATATGGATAATAAAAAACAACTCGTAGAATGGGATAAGACATATATCTGGCATCCCTTCACCCAGATGAGGGATTATCTGGAGTCAGATCCCCTTGTTATCGATAGAGGAGAAGGGTTTTATCTGGTGGATGTGGAAGGAAATAGATATATCGATGGCGTGTCATCCCTGTGGGTATTGGTGCATGGCCATGGAAGACCTGAACTTATAGATGCCATAAAGAAACAGGCAGAAAAGCTTTGCCACTCCACCCTTCTTGGCATTGCCAATACACCTTCAATCCTCCTCTCAAAAAGGCTTATTCAAATTGCGCCATCTGGTTTAAAAAAGGTCTTTTATTCAGACAATGGCTCCACATCTGTGGAGGTCGCCCTTAAAATGGCTTATCAATACTGGCAGCATAAAGGTGAAAAGAAAAGAAAAAAGTTTATTAATTTTTCTAATGGTTATCACGGGGATACAATAGGTTCGGTAAGCGTGGGAGGTATAGAGCTATTCCACAGGATATATAAACCCCTGCTTTTTAAGACCTATAAAGCGCCTTCTCCATATTGCTACAGATGTTCATTAAAATTGGATTATCCGTCATGTGGTCTTGCCTGTGTCCAGGAGTTTGAAGAGATTGTTAAACGACATAGGGATGAGGTATGTGCGGTTGTTATAGAACCTGTTGTTCAGGGTGCTGCCGGTATGATCATCCAGCCTCAAGGTTTTTTAAATGCCATATGGAAGATCACGAAAGAAAACGGACTCCTTTTTATTGCCGACGAGGTTGCCACAGGTTTTGGTAGAACAGGATATATGTTTGCATGTGAAAAAGAAAATGTAAAACCTGATTTTCTATGTCTTTCCAAGAGCATTACAGGAGGATATTTACCTCTTGCAGTGACAGCAACAACTGAAGAGGTCTTCAATGCCTTCTTAGGAAGATTTGAAGATTTTAAGACCTTTTTCCATGGCCATACATATACAGGTAATCCTCTTGCATGCGCTGTTGCCTTAAAAAACCTTGAACTTTATGAAAGTGAAAAGATCATGGAAAGACTTAAGGCTAAGATTAGATTATTAAATGGTGAACTTCAAAGATTTTCAGAACTACCTTCTGTAGGCGAGATAAGGCAGCAGGGCTTTATGGTGGGTATAGAGCTTGTAAAAAACAAGAAAACAAAAAAGCCTTATGCCCCAAAAGAGAAGATAGGCCAGAAGGTAATCCTTGAGGCAAGAAAAAGGGGTGTTGTCATAAGACCCCTTGGCGATGTGATTGTGCTCATGCCACCCCTTGCCATAGACGATGATATTTTAAAAGAGCTTGTAGATGTAACTTATAAAAGCATAAAAGCAGTTACATGCGATTAATTTACTATTGACATAAGTCCAATTATATCATATATCAAAAAGGCTAAGGCGGTGTAGCTCAGTTGGTCAGAGCATGCGGCTCATATCCGCAGTGTCCGGGGTTCAAGTCCCTGCACCGCCATTTATCATTTTAAATAATATTTTTCGTTCCAAGTGCCAAATATTTCTTTTTAGGTGAGAGTATGGAAAAATTAATAAAAAAGACCGGCTTACTCATTGTGCTTTTTTTAATTTTTTTATTGAGTAATAGCTGGAATGTTTTGGCCGCAGAGAGGAAGGCGAGACCCCAACCCAGGCCTATCCCACAGCAGCAGACTGTTGTCAGTATAAATGACTCTAATATTCAAGCCCATCTCAAAAAGGCAGAGGAACACTTAAAAAAGGGAGAGTTTCAGATAGCCCTGAATCTATTTTTGAAGATATACGATTATACAAAATCTGTCATAACCACCATAGGGCTTTTACAGAAGCAATATGAAAAGATTACTAATGACCAGAACACACCCTTAAAAGATAAAGAAGACCTCCTTATAAAGATGCGGAGAATGGAGCAACTGGTTGGTAGATATAAAAAGATAAAAGAGACCGCTTCCCTTAATATCGGTTATATCTATACAAAAAGGGATGATCCGGAAAAAGCAAGGAGATATCTGTTTGAAGTCCTTGAGACTGCCCCTTTTGATCTAAAGAAGGATTCCTCATGGATGAAGGCAAAGACACTACTTCTTGAGGTTTACAATTTAGAGGGCGAATTTTAGTTTGCAGAAAAGATCTTCTGTAATATCAAAGGTATTATCAACCCTGAACATTAAAGAAAAGATAAATAAGATTTTGTTGGAAGAAGTCCCATCACCCTGGGATGAAAGGGCTTTTATAAAGAGAAAAAAGGATTACCTTGAGGTAAAATTAAGGGTTTGGGATGATGATCTATATCTCTATGGGAGGATATTCAGGTTATTTCTTTATATCTATGATGTCTTGAGTAAAGATTTTTTATATGATCCATCTATGGCGCCTGATGAGGAGAAGGAGCCAAGGCTCAAGGACAGACATAATCAGATATGGAGTATATATGTGGATAGCCGCTTGGAAAGAATGGGGATTGAAAATTTTTTTGACCGAACAACAAGAAGGAATATATTTGTAGATTCTGAAAAGGAAATATCTTGGGAAGATGCTATACTGATTTTTCAGGAACTATGGGACAAAGAGTCTTATACCTACCCAGAGATAACAGAGATTACATATAATCTCACTGTCTTTGCAGAAAAGAATATCCAGGCAAATAAAGAAAAAATAGAATGTCTTGTAAATAATCTTTTTAAACAAAAAGGGGTGGTGAAACAGATTGAAAGATTATCATCAATTGGTCTCAGGGAGTCCCTCAACGAGTTATTGAGCTTTACCGCATATAAATGTAAGGATTCACACATTGATTCTAATTATTATGGCATATATGTCACATATAATAAGAGGCTTTATGTAGAGATGATACCAACAGAGGATAATAGGATATTTTTAACTATCATAGACCCTTTTAAAAATAATACCATATCTATCATCGTCAACGAAAATACTGACACAAAGACCATTGAAGACAAGATTTACAATATATATAAAATGATGGCGCAGATTTCTTAGGGATTATCGTCTTAGCCTTTTAAGGGCAAGGTCAAATGTATAATCATAAAGATGCATGCCTTTACTTATGGCCGTGATTGTTCCATCTTCAACGCCAATCTCGTGACACATATACTCCTTCAAAAGCTGTATTGCCGCCAGATTTGATGGAAAGCCTGCCCATAGATCCCAACTTCTAAAATAGAGGACAAAATGAAGCCTTCCAGACATGATTCTGGTATCTATTAGCCTTAGACATGGAGGGTCTTCAAGCACTATGTCCTGCGGCATGCCTATCTCCATAATTGCCTGATTTGTGCCGTATTTACCTTCCTTATATATATTTATGACCTCCATGACAGGGTTGACGCCTATGGGGCATTCTTTACCATCAATGAAAACCTTGGGGTTGGTCAATCTCTCTCCATATGTATAGAGTTCATTGTCCTCTTTTTTGTCTGTCATGAGATATTGGAGATATTCCTCTACATATTCCATACTTGTGGGTGCAGGGATTCCAAGCTCCTGTGGTATATCAGGGATAATGGGTCTTGTGCCAGGATATTTTATGTGAACCATTATAAGGTCAAATTCTCTTCTTGTATGTCCTTCAAAAGAGCCTTTTTCTATTTTGTATTCATGGACCCCCTCTGTCCCATCAAAGAGTTTATATATGCACTGAAACCAAGCATCTGGCAGGTCTCTTGCTTCAATATATATAGGTTTCATCTTGCCTCCATGGTGATTTTGTCCTTAAGTTTATCAAAAAAATTGAAAAACAGCACTAAAAAGTATTAGATTATCTTATAGGGTATTAGATGCCCTGTTAAACACACATCTTAATGATTCTATTGTAATTGGATTTACAGAATCCGTAGAGTTATTAGGTTTACTTACACAGGAGGTTCATGCATGTTTGTGAAACAGATGGAGGTTGGAAGTTTTGCCATATTTGCCTATATAGTAGGATGTAAGACCACTAAAGAGGCGCTTGTTATAGACCCTGCTGCTGATTGTGAGAGGATCTACAATGAGGCAACAGAGAGGGGCTATAGGATAAAATACATAGTAAATACCCATTCCCATGTAGACCATATAATGGGTAATAGGAGGATGAAAGAACTTACCGGTGCCGAGATTGTAATACATGAGAGTGAGGCGTATAGCCTTATAAATCAATCCCCTTATATGCTCAGTATGTTTGGAGGCGAACCATCGCCACCAGCAGATGTTACAGTGAGAGAGGGGGATTATATAACTATTGGAAAGATATCCCTTAAGGTAATCCATACACCAGGGCATTCACCAGGTAGCATTTCCCTCTATCATAATGGAATTGTTTTCACAGGCGATACATTATTTGTAGGTGGTGTAGGCAGGACAGACCTTGCAGGTGGTTCATGGGAGACACTTGTGGCATCCATACACAAAAAACTATTCACATTGCCGGATGATACAATAGTTGCCCCAGGTCATAATTACGGCGATTCTGCTAAAAGCAACATAGGAAGGGAGAAATTGTATAATGCATATGTGGGTCAGAGAGCAGGTTATTAAAATTAGAGTCCTTAAGGTCATTATATTTCTCATTCTGGCTGGTTTTTTTATTGCCGCATGTCAGACTGTTCCTGAGGTAGTAAAAAAGAAGGAGCCAAAAATAGCCCTTGTCCTGGGTGGTGGTTCTGCCAAGGGGTTTGCCCATGTGGGAGTCATAAGGGTTCTTGAACAGGAGAAGATACCCATTCACATGATAGTAGGGACAAGCGTAGGCAGTCTCATCGGTGGCATCTATGCAGCAAATCCAGATAGTTTCCAACTTGAATACACAGCCTTTAAGGTGGAAAAGAATGACATTATTGACATGCTTACCATACCCAAAATGGGTCTTGGCCAGGGTGCAAGGCTTGAAGAGTTTGCCTCGAAAAACATAAATGTTAAGAAGGTAGAGGATACAAAGATACCATTCTATCCCATAGCAACGGATTTAAACACAGGAGAGACCGTTATCCTGGAAAAAGGCTCTATATCCAAGGCCATAAGGGCTTCGGCAGCAATACCAGGGGTATTCACGCCTGTTATGTTTGATAACAGGATGCTTGTGGACGGCGGTGTTTCTAATAATGTAGCCTGTGATGTGGCAAAAAATATAAAGGGTGCAGATATAGTCATTGCAGTAAATCTCCAGAAAGACATAAGAAATTATGATATAAACTCTGTGGTGGATGTCATGGGTCAATCCATAAACATTATGATGCGTGAAACAAACAAGCCAAAGCTTAGATATGCCGATGTGGTGATAGAGCCTGATATAAAGGGTGTATCCCTATTTGATTTTACAAAAAAGAAGGAGCTCATAGAGGCAGGGATAAAGGCAACAAGAGAGGCTTTGCCCAAGATTAAAGAGATCCTTTCCAAATATCAGCAATGAAAGATTTTTATATATAATGCTATTTTTATTAAAGAAACTAATAACCTATACCATTGTCCCTCCAGGTATCATCATTATCCTTTTGATCCTGGCAGGGATATTTTTAAGAAAGAGGCTCAGGCTCTTTGCCATCTTCCTTGGTATTGCCATTTATTTAATGAGTATTGAACCTGTAAAAGACCTTTTTATAACCCCCTTGGAAGATGCATATAAGGTGCCTTCTATAGAGGATATAAAGACTTGTAATGCATATGTAGTCCTTGGAGGGGGTATAAATGAAAATGCCCCTGACCTAAATGGGTCAGGCCAGTTATCAAACGACTCTCTACCAAGGGTAGTGGAGGCATATAGGCTTTATATGAGGCATAAGGTGCCTATTATTTTATCAGGGGGAAAGGCATATGGCAAGAAATCAGAGGCAGAGATTGCAAAGAGATTCCTTTTGTCTTTAGGTGTAGATGAAAGGCATATCATAACAGAAGATAAAAGCAGGGATACAAAAGAAAATGCCCTCTTTGTAAAAGAGATTGCCGAGAAGAGGGAGATAAAAAAGGTAGTTCTTATAACAAGTGCATTCCATCTGAGAAGGTCTGTTATGCTATTTAAAAGATACTACCCCCACATCCTTCCATATCCTACTGGTTATAGAACCTCAAGGGCAGAATACAATGTCATGAGTTACATACCCATAGCAGATAACATCCATTATATTGCCAATTCAATAAAGGAATATCTGGGGATATTTTTTTATAGGTTTGCTCCAAAAGGCATATAAAAAGAGACTTTTATATTTGTTTGAGGAAATAATTTAGACCTTGAGTCTAAAAGGCAGGACATCACTTATACCTTCCTTACATAAAAGAGCCATGAGAAGCCTATCTATACCTATGGAGACGCCTGCATATTCGCCATGGATAGAGTCTATGGCATGAAAGAATTCTCTGTCATAATGGAATGTTTCTTTTCTAAGCCTTTTTCTTGCAAGATTTTCCTTTCTGAACCTCTCCTTCAGCCTTTTAGAGTCCATGAGTTCTGAATATCCATTGGCAATCTCTATACCATCAATATACAACTCGAATCTCTCAACCTTTCCTTTTCCTTTTGGTTTTGCCATGCTCGATATGGATGAAGGCCAATCTATAACAAAGTATGGACTGTCTTCCTTTATTGCAGGCTCTATTTCCTGAATAAAGATCTTAAAAAATATATCATTCCATGTGTCTTTTTTATCTACTGTGACAAGTTTTTTCAATCGAGCTTCCTTTGCCAGTTCCTGCCTTGTTAACACAAAAGGGTTTATGCCTATCTTTTCTATGAATAAACCCTCAATCTCATAGACCTTGTATTCCTTTTTTATAAACCTGTCTTTTTTTATAGCAAGGCCCTTTCCAACAAACCTTATCAAATCACCTACCTCTTTCATCAAATCCATATAAGACCCTTCCCTATACCATTCCAGCATGGTAAATTCTATGCTATGGATGGCATCCATATCTTCCACCCTGTAGACCTTACATATCTGAAAAATCCTCTTGAGTTGATAATTTAAAATTTTTTTCATAGCCATCTCAGGTGAGGTGTGGAGATAGAATGGCCCTTTTGTCCCCACATAGACCTTTAAAGGGTCAATATACGTGTCTGGGGCGCAAGTGTTGATAAGATTAGGTGTCTCCACCTCTATATAATCATTTCTATAGAAAAATTCTCTTATGTATTTAAGAAGCGTATGCCTTGCCAGAATATATTCTTTTATCTCTATCCATGCCATAAATGATTGATTTTTATATTTCAAAAAAGTATACTTTGTCAAATGGAGAGATGACCGAGTATGGCCGAAGGTGCTCGCCTGCTAAGCGAGTGTCCCGTCTAAAACGGGACCTAGGGTTCAAATCCCTATCTCTCCGCCATATAAATCCAAACATGCAACCTGATTTATACAGTTTAAATAAAAGCAGTAAAATTAAATAAACATTCCTATTATATCAGGAGGGGATATGGACCCAAAAGAAAGAATAATCCTTGCCCTTGATGTGGAGCATTTTGAGGATGCCAGGAGGCTTGTCATGGAGTTTAAGGATTATGTGGGAATGTTTAAGGTAGGTAAACAATTGTTTACCCACTGTGGTCCAAAGATCATAGATTTTATCAATATGAAGGATTCCAGGGTCTTTCTTGACCTTAAATACCACGATATACCCAATACAGTATCAAAGGCAGTAATGGAGGCAGCAAAGCTCGGTGTAGATATGCTCAATATCCATGCTTCCGGGGGCTTTACCATGATGAAGGAATCGAGGAATG is a genomic window of Syntrophorhabdaceae bacterium containing:
- the bioA gene encoding adenosylmethionine--8-amino-7-oxononanoate transaminase, which translates into the protein MDNKKQLVEWDKTYIWHPFTQMRDYLESDPLVIDRGEGFYLVDVEGNRYIDGVSSLWVLVHGHGRPELIDAIKKQAEKLCHSTLLGIANTPSILLSKRLIQIAPSGLKKVFYSDNGSTSVEVALKMAYQYWQHKGEKKRKKFINFSNGYHGDTIGSVSVGGIELFHRIYKPLLFKTYKAPSPYCYRCSLKLDYPSCGLACVQEFEEIVKRHRDEVCAVVIEPVVQGAAGMIIQPQGFLNAIWKITKENGLLFIADEVATGFGRTGYMFACEKENVKPDFLCLSKSITGGYLPLAVTATTEEVFNAFLGRFEDFKTFFHGHTYTGNPLACAVALKNLELYESEKIMERLKAKIRLLNGELQRFSELPSVGEIRQQGFMVGIELVKNKKTKKPYAPKEKIGQKVILEARKRGVVIRPLGDVIVLMPPLAIDDDILKELVDVTYKSIKAVTCD
- a CDS encoding MBL fold metallo-hydrolase; protein product: MFVKQMEVGSFAIFAYIVGCKTTKEALVIDPAADCERIYNEATERGYRIKYIVNTHSHVDHIMGNRRMKELTGAEIVIHESEAYSLINQSPYMLSMFGGEPSPPADVTVREGDYITIGKISLKVIHTPGHSPGSISLYHNGIVFTGDTLFVGGVGRTDLAGGSWETLVASIHKKLFTLPDDTIVAPGHNYGDSAKSNIGREKLYNAYVGQRAGY
- a CDS encoding patatin-like phospholipase family protein; translation: MHMWVREQVIKIRVLKVIIFLILAGFFIAACQTVPEVVKKKEPKIALVLGGGSAKGFAHVGVIRVLEQEKIPIHMIVGTSVGSLIGGIYAANPDSFQLEYTAFKVEKNDIIDMLTIPKMGLGQGARLEEFASKNINVKKVEDTKIPFYPIATDLNTGETVILEKGSISKAIRASAAIPGVFTPVMFDNRMLVDGGVSNNVACDVAKNIKGADIVIAVNLQKDIRNYDINSVVDVMGQSINIMMRETNKPKLRYADVVIEPDIKGVSLFDFTKKKELIEAGIKATREALPKIKEILSKYQQ
- a CDS encoding thymidylate synthase, yielding MKPIYIEARDLPDAWFQCIYKLFDGTEGVHEYKIEKGSFEGHTRREFDLIMVHIKYPGTRPIIPDIPQELGIPAPTSMEYVEEYLQYLMTDKKEDNELYTYGERLTNPKVFIDGKECPIGVNPVMEVINIYKEGKYGTNQAIMEIGMPQDIVLEDPPCLRLIDTRIMSGRLHFVLYFRSWDLWAGFPSNLAAIQLLKEYMCHEIGVEDGTITAISKGMHLYDYTFDLALKRLRR
- a CDS encoding YdcF family protein; protein product: MLFLLKKLITYTIVPPGIIIILLILAGIFLRKRLRLFAIFLGIAIYLMSIEPVKDLFITPLEDAYKVPSIEDIKTCNAYVVLGGGINENAPDLNGSGQLSNDSLPRVVEAYRLYMRHKVPIILSGGKAYGKKSEAEIAKRFLLSLGVDERHIITEDKSRDTKENALFVKEIAEKREIKKVVLITSAFHLRRSVMLFKRYYPHILPYPTGYRTSRAEYNVMSYIPIADNIHYIANSIKEYLGIFFYRFAPKGI